One part of the Natronorubrum sediminis genome encodes these proteins:
- a CDS encoding DUF7835 family putative zinc beta-ribbon protein: MATTSGVSNGMREPCEECETDTLHEVSIQLVTESRSEDNAQYSREPYRVRECTRCGNLDSQRMNNA; this comes from the coding sequence ATGGCAACGACTAGTGGCGTATCAAACGGGATGAGAGAACCGTGCGAGGAGTGTGAAACGGACACACTGCACGAGGTTTCTATCCAACTCGTTACGGAGAGTAGAAGTGAAGATAACGCACAATATTCCCGAGAGCCATACCGTGTCCGGGAGTGTACGCGCTGTGGCAACCTCGATAGCCAGCGGATGAACAACGCGTAA
- a CDS encoding helix-turn-helix domain-containing protein, producing the protein MSGRGPKRELAEKIAGEITLSDDPGATLRKWRTDFNISQTDLASELEISSSVISDYESGRRESPGIGVVRRLVNGLLGIDERRGGDRIRQYGRVLSAGFDSDVVHDLREYATSIPLSTLHDDLEATEIVTNNTTHISGHTVIDSIEAITRLSSEEFFRLYGQSTNRVLVFTNVTRGEGVSIALRVLNPTPNAVILHGLEEDELWDHARELARIDGYDLAVTNVDLEEMLERLAALE; encoded by the coding sequence ATGAGCGGTCGTGGGCCCAAACGAGAACTCGCGGAGAAGATCGCCGGAGAGATCACGCTGAGTGACGATCCGGGCGCCACGCTACGCAAGTGGCGGACCGATTTCAACATCTCCCAGACGGATCTGGCGTCCGAACTCGAGATTTCATCGTCGGTCATCTCCGACTACGAGAGCGGTCGACGTGAGAGTCCCGGAATCGGCGTCGTTCGCCGACTCGTGAACGGACTGCTCGGTATCGACGAACGCCGAGGCGGGGACCGAATCCGCCAGTACGGGCGCGTGCTCTCGGCCGGATTCGACAGCGACGTCGTCCACGACTTACGAGAATACGCCACCTCGATTCCCCTCTCGACGCTCCACGACGACCTCGAGGCGACCGAAATCGTCACGAACAACACGACGCACATTAGCGGCCACACGGTCATCGACAGCATCGAGGCGATCACGCGACTCTCGAGCGAGGAGTTCTTCCGACTCTACGGCCAGAGCACGAATCGCGTTCTAGTGTTCACCAACGTCACTCGCGGCGAGGGCGTCAGTATCGCCCTTCGCGTACTCAATCCGACGCCCAATGCCGTGATCCTCCACGGGCTCGAGGAAGACGAGTTGTGGGACCACGCCCGGGAGCTCGCGCGTATCGACGGCTACGATCTGGCCGTGACGAACGTCGACCTCGAGGAGATGCTCGAGCGACTCGCCGCACTCGAGTGA
- the gcvH gene encoding glycine cleavage system protein GcvH produces MSFDIPDDRQYLESHEWAHEEDGTVRIGISDFAQDELGDVVFVELPDEGDDLEQGDEFGVIESIKAVSDLYAPVSGEVTAVNEDLFNAPELVNDDPFGDGWMLEIDADDTSELDDLLSADEYEEQIA; encoded by the coding sequence ATGAGTTTCGATATTCCAGACGACAGACAGTATCTCGAATCGCACGAATGGGCACACGAAGAAGACGGCACCGTTCGAATCGGCATCTCGGATTTCGCACAGGACGAACTCGGTGACGTCGTCTTCGTGGAACTTCCCGACGAGGGCGACGACCTCGAACAGGGCGACGAGTTCGGCGTCATCGAGTCGATCAAAGCCGTCTCTGATCTCTACGCACCGGTCAGTGGCGAAGTCACGGCCGTCAACGAGGACCTCTTCAACGCCCCCGAACTCGTCAACGACGACCCCTTCGGCGACGGCTGGATGCTCGAGATCGATGCGGACGATACGAGCGAACTCGACGACCTGCTCTCGGCCGACGAGTACGAAGAACAGATCGCCTGA
- the gcvT gene encoding glycine cleavage system aminomethyltransferase GcvT — MPLQTPPLRDVHADRGAKFTEFGGWDMPVEFDSIQTEHAAVREDVGIFDVSHMGQLSVTGPDATELMQRLTTNDVTQLAVGDSQYAAITNENGAIIDDTVVYRLPDAGSDDPDVEGEKSYLFVPNAGTDEATHERWISYRNKWDLEATVDNQTDEFAMFAVQGPDAPDLVERVSDDPVSDLSRFQARYATVDDSRCWVARTGYTGEDGFELIVPWSDAERIWELFECQPCGLGARDTLRIEAGLLLAGQDFDLESNPRTPYEAGIGFTVDLDTEFVGRDALAEIQREGVDEQLVGFQLIDRGIPRHGYDITNTDGRVVGAVSSGTMSPSLEKAIGLGYVPSEYAEPGTTLHVVVRGQSKKARVETIPFIDIV, encoded by the coding sequence ATGCCGCTTCAAACGCCGCCGTTACGTGACGTGCACGCCGATCGGGGCGCGAAGTTCACGGAGTTTGGCGGCTGGGATATGCCGGTCGAGTTCGACTCGATCCAGACGGAACACGCGGCCGTACGCGAAGATGTCGGCATCTTCGACGTCTCGCATATGGGCCAACTCTCCGTCACCGGTCCCGACGCGACCGAGTTGATGCAACGACTCACGACGAACGACGTGACCCAACTCGCCGTCGGCGACTCCCAGTACGCTGCGATCACCAACGAGAACGGTGCCATCATCGACGATACCGTCGTCTACCGACTGCCGGACGCGGGTAGCGACGACCCCGACGTCGAGGGCGAGAAATCCTACCTCTTCGTGCCCAACGCCGGCACCGACGAGGCGACCCACGAACGCTGGATCAGCTACCGCAACAAGTGGGACCTCGAGGCCACCGTCGACAACCAGACCGACGAGTTCGCGATGTTCGCCGTGCAGGGACCCGACGCACCCGACCTCGTCGAGCGCGTGAGCGACGACCCCGTGTCAGACCTCTCGCGATTTCAGGCCCGCTACGCGACGGTAGACGACAGTCGATGCTGGGTCGCCCGGACGGGCTACACCGGCGAAGACGGCTTCGAGCTCATCGTCCCGTGGTCCGACGCCGAACGGATCTGGGAGTTGTTCGAGTGCCAGCCCTGTGGCCTCGGTGCTCGAGACACGCTCCGAATCGAAGCGGGCCTCCTACTTGCGGGCCAGGACTTCGACCTCGAGTCGAACCCGCGAACACCCTACGAGGCGGGGATCGGCTTCACGGTCGACCTCGACACCGAGTTCGTCGGTCGAGACGCGTTGGCCGAAATACAACGCGAGGGCGTCGACGAGCAACTCGTCGGCTTTCAGTTGATCGACCGAGGTATCCCGCGACACGGGTACGATATCACGAACACCGACGGCCGCGTCGTCGGTGCCGTCTCGAGTGGAACGATGAGTCCGTCACTCGAGAAAGCGATCGGACTCGGATACGTTCCGAGTGAGTACGCGGAGCCGGGAACGACGCTTCACGTCGTCGTTCGCGGGCAGTCCAAAAAGGCAAGAGTTGAAACCATCCCCTTCATCGACATCGTATAA
- a CDS encoding aldehyde dehydrogenase family protein yields the protein MSAHELEPTADWSQLYIDGEWCGASSDETIAVENPSKREAFTSVPAASEADVDAAYEAAEAAQPDWAETPRDERTEIVQNLLTQLNDHYDEITTLLATEAGTPSYRATAEFATATGDLKMALNLEAPDEEVRQSPSIPDKDNHVVYEPVGVVGIISPWNFPLHLSLRALAPAIALGNTVVLKPATDTPITGGLLIAKLCELAGVPDGVVNVVTGRGSAIGDRFVEHPAARVISFTGSTAVGKGVAEQAGRNLALPALELGGNAPFIVTDEADLEKAARAGAFGSFFHQGQVCISINRHLVHESRYDEYVDSLVEHAQSLNVGDPSEDDRATFGPVQNETQRDDLIEYVEATLEAGATLETGGDAEGLFVEPTVLSGCTNEMAAACNEHFGPIAPVIPFADDEEALELANDTEYGLSAAIQCEDEERARALADGIDAGMVHINDQPINEDHNAPFGGVKQSGLGRYHGEWIVDELTEPKWISVQHDERDYLIFE from the coding sequence ATGAGTGCCCACGAACTCGAGCCGACAGCTGATTGGAGCCAATTGTACATCGATGGTGAGTGGTGTGGCGCCTCGAGCGACGAGACGATTGCGGTCGAAAACCCCTCGAAACGAGAAGCGTTTACGTCGGTTCCGGCCGCGAGCGAGGCCGACGTCGACGCGGCCTACGAGGCAGCCGAGGCCGCCCAACCGGACTGGGCGGAGACGCCTCGAGACGAACGAACCGAGATCGTCCAGAACCTGCTGACGCAACTAAACGATCACTATGACGAGATTACGACGCTCTTAGCGACCGAAGCCGGCACCCCGTCCTACCGTGCGACGGCCGAGTTCGCAACCGCGACTGGAGATCTGAAGATGGCGCTCAATCTAGAAGCACCCGACGAAGAAGTGCGCCAGTCGCCGTCGATTCCGGACAAGGACAACCACGTCGTCTACGAACCGGTCGGCGTCGTCGGCATCATTTCGCCATGGAACTTCCCGCTGCACCTCTCTTTGCGCGCGCTCGCGCCAGCAATCGCCCTCGGAAATACTGTCGTCCTCAAGCCCGCGACGGATACGCCGATTACCGGCGGACTGTTGATCGCGAAACTCTGTGAACTGGCCGGCGTCCCGGACGGCGTCGTCAACGTCGTCACCGGCCGCGGCTCTGCGATCGGCGATCGGTTCGTCGAGCACCCGGCCGCACGCGTGATCTCCTTTACCGGATCGACAGCCGTCGGAAAGGGCGTCGCAGAGCAGGCCGGTCGAAACCTCGCTCTGCCCGCACTCGAGTTGGGCGGTAACGCTCCCTTCATCGTCACCGACGAGGCCGACCTCGAGAAGGCTGCACGCGCCGGCGCGTTCGGCTCGTTCTTCCACCAAGGACAGGTTTGTATCTCTATCAATCGCCATCTCGTCCACGAGTCGCGTTACGACGAGTACGTCGACTCGCTCGTCGAACACGCCCAGTCGCTGAACGTCGGCGATCCCTCCGAGGACGACCGCGCCACCTTCGGCCCGGTCCAGAACGAAACCCAACGTGACGACCTCATCGAGTACGTCGAGGCGACGCTCGAGGCGGGTGCGACGCTCGAAACCGGCGGCGACGCGGAGGGCTTGTTCGTCGAACCGACGGTGCTCTCGGGGTGTACGAACGAGATGGCGGCTGCGTGTAACGAACACTTCGGCCCGATCGCGCCGGTGATTCCCTTTGCCGACGACGAGGAGGCCCTCGAGTTGGCTAACGACACCGAGTACGGCCTCTCCGCTGCGATTCAGTGTGAGGACGAAGAGCGGGCACGCGCCCTCGCCGACGGAATCGACGCGGGGATGGTCCACATCAACGATCAGCCGATCAACGAGGACCACAACGCACCCTTCGGCGGCGTCAAGCAGTCCGGACTCGGGCGCTATCACGGCGAGTGGATCGTCGACGAACTCACCGAACCGAAGTGGATCTCCGTCCAACACGACGAACGCGATTACCTTATCTTCGAGTGA
- a CDS encoding NYN domain-containing protein, translated as MFDRVRARFGRSEEPALDREPSVGLFVDGPNVFRDEFDVDLNDLRDAARDLGRVGIIRIYLDEHATPGLIQAAEARGFEVIITSGDVDVKLAVDATALCSENTIDRLAIASRDTDFKPALEYAGSVGVETIAIAPGEHGRSDALQNAADDAITLDN; from the coding sequence ATGTTCGACCGCGTTCGCGCCCGTTTCGGCCGGAGCGAGGAGCCCGCACTCGACCGCGAGCCGTCGGTGGGCCTGTTCGTCGACGGGCCGAACGTCTTTCGCGACGAGTTCGACGTCGATCTGAACGACCTGCGCGACGCCGCGCGCGACCTCGGCCGCGTCGGGATCATCCGGATCTATCTCGACGAACACGCGACGCCGGGGCTCATCCAGGCCGCCGAAGCGCGAGGCTTCGAGGTCATCATCACGAGCGGTGACGTCGACGTGAAACTCGCCGTCGACGCGACCGCGCTGTGTAGTGAGAACACGATCGACCGACTCGCGATCGCTTCCCGAGACACGGATTTCAAGCCCGCCCTCGAGTACGCGGGGTCGGTCGGCGTCGAGACGATCGCGATCGCCCCGGGTGAACACGGTCGCTCGGACGCCCTGCAAAACGCCGCGGACGACGCGATCACGCTCGATAACTGA
- a CDS encoding TatD family hydrolase — protein sequence MIDEETPVLDNHLHLDPDNHRGIDAVRDFARVGGTHLLVVNKPSWHLGVEAETGEDFREVFERTIEIVDEADEELEGRAWPVLGIHPGLVSRLVDERGFTPADARDLMRAGIDVAGEYVDAGDALALKSGRPHYEVDDAVWEASNAVMCHAFERGADLECAVQLHAEASEEMTEVAEWAEDAGLPRHKVVKHYAGGRLEGPIPSVMCDKERLETAAERGEPFLMETDYIDDPDRPGAVLGPKTVPRRVAWLLENGHAEAVRNAHVETPDLVYGIDTEGTL from the coding sequence ATGATCGACGAGGAGACGCCCGTACTCGACAATCACCTCCACCTCGATCCGGACAACCACCGCGGCATCGACGCGGTTCGAGACTTCGCCCGAGTCGGCGGGACACACTTGCTCGTCGTCAACAAACCCTCCTGGCACCTCGGCGTCGAGGCCGAGACTGGCGAGGACTTCCGGGAGGTCTTCGAGCGGACGATCGAAATCGTCGACGAAGCCGACGAGGAACTCGAGGGGCGAGCCTGGCCCGTCCTCGGGATTCATCCCGGACTCGTGTCGCGACTCGTCGACGAGCGCGGGTTCACACCAGCGGACGCACGCGATTTGATGCGAGCTGGAATCGACGTGGCCGGCGAGTACGTCGACGCGGGCGACGCACTGGCACTGAAATCAGGCCGCCCGCATTACGAGGTCGACGACGCCGTCTGGGAGGCCTCGAACGCCGTCATGTGTCACGCGTTCGAACGCGGGGCCGACCTCGAGTGTGCCGTGCAACTCCACGCGGAAGCGAGCGAGGAGATGACCGAGGTTGCGGAGTGGGCCGAGGACGCGGGCCTCCCGCGACACAAGGTCGTCAAACACTACGCAGGCGGCCGACTCGAGGGGCCGATTCCGAGTGTGATGTGTGACAAGGAGCGACTCGAGACGGCCGCTGAACGCGGCGAACCGTTCCTCATGGAGACCGACTATATCGACGATCCGGACCGGCCGGGGGCCGTATTGGGGCCGAAAACTGTGCCACGACGGGTGGCGTGGTTACTCGAGAACGGTCACGCCGAAGCGGTCCGGAATGCCCACGTCGAAACTCCGGATCTCGTCTACGGAATTGATACGGAAGGAACCCTCTAA
- a CDS encoding DUF2150 family protein: MSNPPTEFYSEERWQNWIGRIKDEEIDPEDESSARLLLNLQDDTAIAIAKIVAAYDDGDLEEEAALEEIADVREIVLGEVDIEDEEKLILVDGVQTSLVCVFFAAEEYIAGGPPEDGSVGDYLGAAADAEAEEELDAALGYAAQAGTLIIDGEELDMGVAEDLEYGLVTEWVNGLDSLQSAMSDPEVVEEEDE, from the coding sequence ATGAGCAATCCCCCGACCGAGTTCTACTCGGAGGAACGTTGGCAAAACTGGATCGGCCGCATCAAAGACGAAGAGATCGATCCGGAAGACGAATCGTCGGCACGCCTCCTGTTGAATCTGCAGGACGACACGGCGATCGCGATCGCGAAAATCGTCGCCGCCTACGACGACGGGGACCTCGAGGAAGAGGCCGCACTCGAGGAGATCGCCGACGTCCGCGAGATCGTTCTCGGCGAGGTCGACATCGAGGACGAGGAGAAACTGATCCTCGTCGACGGTGTCCAGACGAGTCTCGTCTGTGTGTTCTTCGCCGCGGAGGAGTACATCGCTGGCGGCCCACCGGAAGACGGTAGCGTCGGCGACTACCTCGGCGCCGCGGCGGACGCGGAAGCAGAGGAGGAACTCGACGCCGCACTCGGCTACGCCGCACAGGCCGGCACCCTCATCATCGACGGCGAGGAACTCGATATGGGCGTCGCAGAGGACCTCGAGTACGGCCTCGTCACCGAGTGGGTCAACGGACTCGACAGCCTCCAGAGCGCGATGAGCGATCCAGAAGTCGTCGAAGAAGAAGACGAGTAA
- a CDS encoding phosphoadenosine phosphosulfate reductase family protein produces the protein MTENFPDYVDVDYDDGDGEDPEDYPHIQDRIEKAIEVTRTGLEEYENPAVMWTGGKDSTLTLYFIKEVAERFDLEVPPAVFIDHYQHFDEIHDFVDHWATKWDLEVIYARNENVGEYVDEHGLEPGDEIDISELSEHNQHHVREILEYEEETFPFLLDTYVGNHLLKTVALNDALEEYEFDGVISGVRWDEQEARADETFFSPRHDPDIYPPHDRIQPILQFDEAAVWEAFWNFVVPDTVENFPEDGYVPESDEDLPEGVDQADIPISPKYFAGFRSLGSEVSTEKSEEEPAWLQDLEGTTERAGRAQDKEDLMERLRDLGYM, from the coding sequence ATGACGGAGAACTTCCCCGACTACGTCGACGTGGACTACGACGACGGCGATGGCGAAGATCCGGAGGATTACCCGCACATCCAGGATCGAATCGAGAAAGCGATCGAGGTCACCCGGACCGGCCTCGAGGAGTACGAGAACCCGGCGGTCATGTGGACCGGCGGAAAAGACTCGACGCTCACGCTGTACTTCATCAAGGAGGTCGCCGAGCGCTTCGACCTCGAGGTACCGCCGGCGGTGTTCATCGACCACTACCAGCACTTCGACGAGATTCACGACTTCGTCGACCACTGGGCGACGAAGTGGGATCTCGAGGTCATCTACGCTCGAAACGAGAACGTCGGCGAGTACGTCGACGAACACGGCCTCGAGCCTGGCGACGAAATCGACATTTCGGAGCTCTCCGAGCACAACCAACACCACGTTCGAGAGATCCTCGAGTACGAAGAAGAGACGTTCCCGTTCTTGCTCGACACCTACGTCGGGAACCACCTGTTGAAGACGGTCGCCCTCAACGACGCCCTCGAGGAGTACGAGTTCGACGGCGTCATCAGCGGCGTTCGCTGGGACGAACAGGAAGCCCGTGCGGACGAGACGTTCTTCTCGCCGCGTCACGATCCGGACATCTACCCGCCACACGACCGCATTCAGCCCATTCTGCAGTTCGACGAGGCTGCGGTCTGGGAGGCCTTCTGGAACTTCGTCGTTCCGGACACGGTCGAGAACTTCCCCGAGGACGGCTACGTCCCCGAAAGCGACGAGGACCTTCCGGAGGGCGTCGATCAGGCCGACATCCCGATCTCGCCGAAGTACTTCGCCGGTTTCCGCTCGCTCGGCAGCGAGGTTTCGACCGAGAAATCGGAAGAAGAGCCCGCCTGGTTACAGGACCTCGAGGGAACGACCGAGCGCGCCGGGCGCGCCCAGGACAAAGAGGACCTGATGGAGCGCCTGCGCGACCTCGGCTACATGTGA
- a CDS encoding DUF7333 family protein, which translates to MEFNELTTGIAFVAIIALGVGGMIATDMMQTDDVLMMVAPSMIAFGAIMLGIGVKFGEYRATN; encoded by the coding sequence ATGGAGTTCAACGAACTCACGACAGGAATCGCGTTCGTCGCCATCATCGCACTCGGCGTCGGCGGAATGATCGCGACCGACATGATGCAAACCGACGACGTGTTGATGATGGTCGCCCCGTCGATGATCGCATTCGGCGCGATCATGCTGGGGATCGGCGTGAAATTCGGCGAGTATCGCGCGACGAACTGA
- a CDS encoding aldo/keto reductase yields MGTNDADAVSPEQCPTTSGGMPMLGFGTWQHDDPTQCVESVTTALETGYRHIDTAQAYDNEESVGDGIDAADVDRDDIFLATKVWISNLAYDDVLETARASIDRLGVDALDMLYVHWPARTYDPEETLAAFSELYDEGLIENVGVSNFLPEQLEVAVDVCDAPILANQVELHPLLPQPTLRDTCADYDIDVVAYSPIARGEVFSQPELQAVAEKHGVSEAQVSLAWLREKGVTPIPKATSEDHIRDNWASLSLELDREDIDRIDSIEETARQVDPDFGPWN; encoded by the coding sequence ATGGGAACGAACGACGCCGACGCAGTCTCACCTGAACAGTGTCCGACTACGAGTGGCGGTATGCCGATGCTCGGCTTTGGCACCTGGCAACACGACGACCCGACGCAGTGCGTCGAAAGCGTCACAACTGCACTCGAGACCGGGTATCGCCACATCGATACCGCACAGGCCTACGACAACGAGGAGTCAGTCGGCGACGGCATCGACGCGGCCGACGTCGACCGTGACGACATCTTCCTCGCCACCAAAGTGTGGATCTCGAATCTCGCCTACGACGACGTCCTCGAGACCGCTCGAGCGAGTATCGACCGACTCGGCGTCGACGCACTCGACATGCTGTACGTCCACTGGCCGGCGCGGACGTACGACCCAGAAGAGACTCTCGCCGCGTTCTCGGAACTGTACGACGAGGGACTGATCGAGAACGTCGGCGTCAGTAACTTTTTGCCCGAGCAACTCGAGGTCGCCGTCGACGTCTGTGACGCACCGATTCTGGCGAATCAGGTCGAATTGCATCCGTTGCTTCCACAGCCGACGCTTCGCGATACCTGTGCGGACTACGATATCGACGTCGTCGCGTACTCGCCCATCGCCCGCGGTGAGGTGTTCTCCCAGCCAGAACTACAGGCAGTCGCCGAAAAACACGGCGTCAGCGAAGCACAGGTCAGCCTCGCCTGGTTGCGCGAGAAGGGTGTGACACCGATTCCGAAAGCGACGAGTGAAGACCACATCCGTGACAATTGGGCGTCGTTGTCACTCGAGTTAGATCGAGAGGATATCGATCGAATCGATTCGATCGAGGAGACCGCTCGTCAGGTCGATCCGGACTTTGGACCCTGGAACTGA
- a CDS encoding amidase, which translates to MSLETALTQLSASELANRIRTGDVTASDAVEAHLEQIEHVDDELNAFVTVCADDAREAAAEADRALERGDDVGPLHGVPLALKDLGALKEGVRHTSGSPLFSENVASETSAIVERLEDAGAIVIGTTNTPEFGHKGTTDNGLIGPTASPIDTDLNAGGSSGGSAAALAAGMTSLATGSDAGGSLRIPAAACGVYAIKPTFGLVPDDGRPTAFGRKTQHVTKGPMARTVEDAALMLEAMAGSHPADPSSVPVDIDPLGALEDSIDDCRIAYSPDLDVFPVTEAVRSTVEDALGAFEAAGATVEEITVDHGSTLEELQEATMATYMTSILETATVLEEAHGIDVREHPDEVSDSFLAMVHIGEKYGPTELARSGIVRTAFYDAVQDVLAEYDVLLTPTLSRADVGLREDLASSAWEWPLTWPFNWTGHPVAAAPAGLTADSHPVGLQLAGGRFEDETVLAASRALERERPWDHLYE; encoded by the coding sequence ATGTCACTCGAGACAGCACTCACACAGCTCTCCGCGAGCGAACTCGCGAACCGAATCAGAACGGGCGACGTCACCGCGAGCGACGCCGTCGAGGCCCACCTCGAGCAGATCGAGCACGTAGACGACGAGCTCAACGCCTTCGTGACCGTCTGTGCAGACGACGCTCGCGAGGCTGCCGCCGAAGCCGACCGGGCGCTCGAGCGAGGTGACGATGTCGGTCCGCTCCACGGCGTCCCGCTCGCGTTGAAGGATCTCGGCGCGCTCAAGGAAGGCGTTCGCCACACGTCCGGCTCGCCGCTCTTTTCCGAAAACGTCGCGAGCGAAACGTCGGCGATCGTCGAGCGACTCGAGGACGCAGGGGCGATCGTCATCGGCACGACGAACACGCCCGAGTTCGGGCACAAGGGGACGACCGACAACGGGCTGATCGGCCCGACGGCGTCGCCGATCGACACGGACCTCAACGCCGGCGGCTCCTCTGGCGGCTCGGCGGCGGCGCTCGCCGCTGGCATGACCTCGCTCGCGACCGGGAGCGACGCTGGCGGGTCGCTTCGAATTCCCGCCGCAGCCTGTGGCGTCTACGCGATCAAGCCGACGTTCGGACTCGTCCCGGACGACGGGCGACCGACCGCGTTCGGCCGGAAAACCCAACACGTCACGAAGGGCCCGATGGCCCGGACGGTCGAGGACGCCGCGCTCATGCTCGAGGCGATGGCTGGATCTCACCCCGCGGACCCCTCGAGCGTCCCCGTCGATATCGACCCGCTGGGGGCGCTCGAGGACTCGATCGACGATTGCCGGATCGCCTACAGTCCGGATCTCGACGTCTTTCCGGTGACTGAGGCGGTCCGCTCGACCGTCGAGGACGCCCTCGGGGCGTTCGAAGCTGCCGGAGCAACCGTCGAGGAAATTACGGTCGATCACGGCTCTACGCTCGAGGAACTTCAGGAAGCCACGATGGCGACGTATATGACCTCGATTCTCGAGACCGCGACGGTGCTCGAGGAAGCCCACGGCATCGACGTGCGAGAGCACCCCGACGAGGTTTCGGACAGCTTCCTCGCGATGGTCCACATCGGCGAGAAGTACGGCCCCACGGAACTCGCTCGCTCCGGAATCGTCCGAACGGCGTTCTACGACGCGGTTCAGGACGTGCTCGCGGAGTACGACGTGCTCCTCACGCCGACGCTCTCGCGCGCCGACGTCGGCCTGCGAGAGGACCTCGCCTCGAGTGCGTGGGAGTGGCCGCTCACGTGGCCGTTCAACTGGACCGGCCACCCCGTTGCCGCCGCACCCGCCGGCCTGACCGCTGATTCACACCCCGTCGGCCTCCAGCTTGCTGGTGGGCGGTTCGAAGACGAGACCGTTCTGGCCGCGAGTCGAGCACTCGAACGCGAACGGCCGTGGGACCATCTCTACGAGTAG
- a CDS encoding acyl-CoA dehydrogenase family protein yields MIGKDTSLTSAEREYLSECIETLEQEVFVDRLDEEHFQELDRNEESRADWEEYVRRMGSHDFAGITVPEEYNGAGGTVVETVLAEQAIGYCGTIVHACQTSLTQHVGRTLYEHGNDHLTETYLAPMLEGELIVSQAYTEPSSGTDLAHLETTADKDGDEWVVNGQKRFIDFARYGDFYFLPCRTSGDDGDRDGVSLLVVDGDADGIEFLESQSDWHGFRGTAAAWMEFDDVRVPEANLVGEEGAAWSYITDELNLEHLTVARYCLGASQRALEIAANYTENRVVNERPTSRYQAVNHSVAEMATKLDAAYLLNTRAARILDDRGISAGRMEGAMAKWYGNDLAHEIADTCIQLVGGIGTTTSYPIERIQRDVRAGRFLGGASEVMKSVVQHDAYRVLEDEEFDGSYVGNELEGLPWLDGRTRTSETPGDE; encoded by the coding sequence ATGATTGGCAAAGACACCAGTCTGACGTCGGCAGAACGGGAGTACCTCTCTGAGTGTATCGAGACCCTCGAGCAAGAGGTCTTCGTCGACCGACTCGACGAGGAACACTTCCAGGAACTCGATCGGAACGAAGAATCGCGGGCGGACTGGGAGGAGTACGTCCGTCGGATGGGGTCTCACGACTTCGCTGGAATCACCGTTCCCGAGGAGTACAACGGAGCGGGCGGCACCGTCGTGGAGACCGTACTCGCCGAGCAGGCGATCGGCTACTGCGGAACGATCGTCCACGCCTGCCAGACATCGCTCACCCAGCACGTGGGCCGGACGCTGTACGAACACGGCAACGACCACCTCACGGAGACGTACCTCGCACCGATGCTCGAGGGCGAGTTGATCGTCTCGCAGGCGTACACGGAACCCTCGAGCGGGACGGACCTCGCCCATCTCGAAACAACCGCCGACAAAGACGGCGACGAGTGGGTGGTAAACGGACAGAAGCGGTTCATCGACTTCGCTCGCTACGGCGACTTTTACTTCCTGCCCTGTCGAACGAGCGGTGACGATGGGGACCGCGACGGCGTCTCGCTGCTCGTCGTCGACGGCGATGCCGACGGGATCGAATTCCTCGAGTCGCAGTCGGACTGGCACGGCTTCAGAGGAACGGCAGCGGCGTGGATGGAATTCGACGACGTCCGCGTCCCCGAGGCAAACCTCGTCGGCGAAGAGGGAGCCGCCTGGTCGTACATCACCGACGAGTTGAACCTCGAGCACCTGACCGTCGCTCGGTACTGTCTGGGTGCGAGTCAACGGGCGCTCGAAATCGCCGCGAACTACACGGAGAATCGGGTCGTCAACGAGCGCCCCACGTCGCGCTATCAGGCCGTCAACCACTCGGTCGCGGAGATGGCGACGAAACTCGACGCGGCGTACCTGCTCAACACTCGAGCGGCCCGAATACTGGACGACCGTGGAATCTCCGCCGGTCGGATGGAAGGCGCCATGGCGAAGTGGTACGGGAACGACCTCGCCCACGAGATTGCGGACACCTGCATCCAACTCGTCGGTGGGATCGGAACGACCACGTCGTATCCGATCGAGCGCATCCAGCGAGACGTCCGTGCCGGCCGATTCCTCGGCGGCGCCTCCGAAGTGATGAAGAGCGTCGTCCAGCACGACGCCTATCGCGTCCTCGAGGACGAGGAGTTCGACGGCTCCTACGTCGGCAACGAACTCGAGGGGCTCCCGTGGCTCGACGGGCGGACTCGGACGTCAGAGACGCCGGGCGACGAGTGA